From a region of the Catharus ustulatus isolate bCatUst1 chromosome 11, bCatUst1.pri.v2, whole genome shotgun sequence genome:
- the POP4 gene encoding ribonuclease P protein subunit p29 isoform X1: MRDRDVITPRRLRRCTMEEQLYRRLPPEESGELRLQPQGSEKAKTFVHTFLKRSMPRMKDEDIQDILTRKAVVLKHYPPKKTKQKRKKTKGFTAKERRELRLFEIEPEQQKYAIFLPLHELWKQYIRDLCHGLKPDAQPHMIQSKLLKADLHGAIVTVTKSKCPSYVGITGIILQEFKHVFKIITKEDKLKVVPKLNNVFSLELDGFISYIYGSKFLLRASERSAKKFKLKGSIDL; encoded by the exons ATGCGTGATCGTGACGTCATCACACCGCGCCGTCTGCGCCGCTGCACCATGgagg AGCAGCTGTACCGCCGGCTGCCGCCCGAGGAGAGCGGGGAGCTGCGCCTGCAG CCCCAGGGCTCAGAAAAAGCCAAGACATTTGTACACACCTTCCTGAAGCGTAGCATGCCCAGAATGAAAGATGAAGATATCCAGGATATATTAACTCGGAAAGCTGTTGTTCTGAAGCATTATCCCCCAAAAAAGACCAagcaaaagaggaagaagacaAAAGGTTTTACTGCCAAGGAGAGGCGAGAGCTGCGTCTGTTTGAAATTGAACCTGAACAGCAAAA ATATGCCatcttcctccctctccatgaGCTCTGGAAGCAGTACATCAGAGACCTGTGCCATGGACTCAAACCCGATGC GCAACCCCATATGATTCAGAGCAAGCTGCTCAAAGCTGATTTGCATGGAGCCATTGTTACAG TTACAAAATCAAAGTGCCCCTCTTATGTTGGGATAACAGGAATCATTCTACAAGAATTTAAACACGTCTTCAAAATTATCACTAAAGAGGACAAATTAAAAG TTGTTCCCAAACTTAACAACGTGTTTAGCTTGGAGCTTGATGGATTCATTTCCTACATCTACGGAAGCAAGTTCCTGCTCAGAGCAAGTGAGCGATCtgcaaaaaaattcaagttGAAAGGATCTATTGACCTGTGA
- the POP4 gene encoding ribonuclease P protein subunit p29 isoform X2, whose amino-acid sequence MPRMKDEDIQDILTRKAVVLKHYPPKKTKQKRKKTKGFTAKERRELRLFEIEPEQQKYAIFLPLHELWKQYIRDLCHGLKPDAQPHMIQSKLLKADLHGAIVTVTKSKCPSYVGITGIILQEFKHVFKIITKEDKLKVVPKLNNVFSLELDGFISYIYGSKFLLRASERSAKKFKLKGSIDL is encoded by the exons ATGCCCAGAATGAAAGATGAAGATATCCAGGATATATTAACTCGGAAAGCTGTTGTTCTGAAGCATTATCCCCCAAAAAAGACCAagcaaaagaggaagaagacaAAAGGTTTTACTGCCAAGGAGAGGCGAGAGCTGCGTCTGTTTGAAATTGAACCTGAACAGCAAAA ATATGCCatcttcctccctctccatgaGCTCTGGAAGCAGTACATCAGAGACCTGTGCCATGGACTCAAACCCGATGC GCAACCCCATATGATTCAGAGCAAGCTGCTCAAAGCTGATTTGCATGGAGCCATTGTTACAG TTACAAAATCAAAGTGCCCCTCTTATGTTGGGATAACAGGAATCATTCTACAAGAATTTAAACACGTCTTCAAAATTATCACTAAAGAGGACAAATTAAAAG TTGTTCCCAAACTTAACAACGTGTTTAGCTTGGAGCTTGATGGATTCATTTCCTACATCTACGGAAGCAAGTTCCTGCTCAGAGCAAGTGAGCGATCtgcaaaaaaattcaagttGAAAGGATCTATTGACCTGTGA